One window of the Nitrospiraceae bacterium genome contains the following:
- a CDS encoding ParA family protein, protein MTRILAITNQKGGSGKTTTAVNLAATLGELKRRVLLVDLDPQASASNWFGITEEGKGLFEAFTESRNLKDLIHQTCVPLVEMIPSSAWLVGVDKALAGEVGAEMILKRHLAELSDQWDYILLDCSPTLGIVTINALVAAKEILIPVEAHVMALRGLAHLLQTVETIRSRLNADLAISGILACRVDARTRHGLEVVAQLRERFGKQVFQVVVRESIRLAECPSFGKPVTLYDPQGNGAKDYRNLAKEVKRQESRAGV, encoded by the coding sequence ATGACTCGCATACTTGCCATCACCAATCAAAAAGGCGGGAGTGGGAAAACGACAACCGCCGTGAATCTGGCCGCGACGCTGGGCGAACTCAAGCGTCGAGTGTTATTGGTTGACCTTGATCCGCAGGCCTCAGCCTCCAATTGGTTTGGGATTACCGAAGAGGGGAAAGGCCTCTTCGAGGCCTTTACGGAATCTCGAAATCTCAAGGATCTCATCCATCAGACCTGTGTGCCCTTGGTTGAAATGATCCCTTCTTCCGCCTGGCTGGTGGGGGTGGATAAGGCGTTGGCCGGGGAAGTCGGGGCAGAGATGATTCTCAAACGGCATCTCGCTGAGTTGTCTGATCAATGGGATTATATTCTTCTTGATTGTTCGCCCACGCTTGGCATTGTCACCATCAACGCGTTAGTCGCCGCCAAAGAAATCCTCATTCCTGTCGAGGCCCATGTGATGGCCTTGCGCGGATTGGCGCATTTGCTTCAAACGGTGGAGACGATCCGTTCCAGATTGAACGCGGATTTGGCGATTTCAGGGATTCTGGCCTGTCGGGTCGATGCTCGCACGCGGCATGGCTTAGAAGTGGTTGCCCAACTCCGGGAGCGTTTTGGCAAGCAGGTGTTTCAGGTCGTGGTGAGGGAAAGTATTCGGTTGGCGGAATGTCCATCATTCGGAAAACCCGTGACCCTTTATGATCCACAGGGGAATGGCGCCAAAGACTATCGGAATTTGGCCAAAGAAGTGAAAAGACAGGAAAGCCGAGCAGGAGTATAA
- a CDS encoding DUF1211 domain-containing protein, which produces MITLLVLDLKVPETPGLTTGQLLSDLQEQIPNFAAWILSFYMAAFLWMRNFWILKHLQKCDEKTFWLNFVHLMFVSLIPYAASLLGHYEEDAIAVIIFSAILGLASFSLLLLHQYVAAKRDWHLDGAPKLWTNPNLWAMYPAPLFAMGSILISFNNVNGAIAFWFLAPLWTRFFSQR; this is translated from the coding sequence GTGATCACCCTGCTGGTGCTGGACCTGAAGGTGCCTGAAACTCCGGGCCTGACTACAGGGCAGCTACTTTCCGACCTGCAGGAACAGATCCCGAATTTTGCTGCCTGGATACTCAGTTTTTATATGGCGGCGTTTTTGTGGATGAGAAATTTTTGGATTCTCAAGCATCTCCAGAAATGCGATGAAAAGACATTCTGGTTGAACTTTGTTCATCTGATGTTTGTATCTCTCATCCCTTACGCGGCCTCGCTGCTCGGACATTATGAAGAAGATGCCATTGCCGTCATCATTTTCTCCGCAATTCTTGGTCTGGCCAGTTTTTCCCTGCTGCTCCTCCACCAATATGTGGCTGCCAAACGTGATTGGCATCTGGATGGTGCTCCAAAACTATGGACAAACCCGAACTTGTGGGCCATGTACCCCGCCCCACTTTTTGCGATGGGTTCTATTCTCATCTCCTTCAACAACGTCAATGGCGCGATTGCCTTCTGGTTCCTCGCCCCGCTCTGGACACGTTTTTTCTCTCAGAGATAA
- a CDS encoding EF-hand domain-containing protein: MGAEEEELIKKIRRLVKENFEGDFRKGFDHYDSIDGQDSKIGSSALEQLLADAKIGNFLTRTLWVEGVLKALDKDQDGAISWNEFASILEDSPQPKDETEKEPGEDSFPDK; the protein is encoded by the coding sequence GTGGGGGCCGAAGAGGAGGAGTTGATAAAAAAAATTCGTCGGCTGGTCAAAGAGAATTTTGAGGGTGATTTTCGTAAAGGTTTCGACCATTACGATTCGATCGATGGCCAGGATTCCAAGATCGGTTCATCCGCGTTGGAGCAACTCCTCGCCGATGCCAAGATAGGAAATTTCCTGACCCGAACCCTATGGGTGGAAGGCGTCTTAAAAGCACTCGACAAGGATCAGGACGGCGCCATTTCCTGGAATGAGTTCGCATCGATACTTGAAGACAGCCCGCAACCCAAAGATGAAACGGAAAAAGAACCGGGTGAGGACTCATTCCCTGACAAATAG